One window from the genome of Salisaeta longa DSM 21114 encodes:
- a CDS encoding TolC family protein, translated as MWVAPAIGQPIDAQPANEPRMDPSTRRVSLGEALRLFRSNNLSLRRAQAQVTAQRGEARQTAAYPNPQLQASYEPIWRNGTRRSEAYVTLSQRIARSGRRYRIDAARARVGAVQARTQADRLRLTFEVAAAYVRAATAEARVRQFSRVARVFRSADSSFAAREAAGEASGYAVRRIRLERARYEQRLATARRNVLTARRHLALLIVPEGAPSVAVKRLPQALPPPVTEDEALRVALRQRPELRRWQSRVDAQRAALQAARHAVGPSPTVTAGYKDQSDGFVGVFLGVSLPLPLFNRHHGQAAAASARLSATQTTQMLVRREIKNDVRQAHSAYASLRRQIQPMNQHLLSGAGDLLEIAQTSYAEGEMSLLELLDATEAYHDAQIRTVNMRADLWTRYFDVLRAMGHPLRMP; from the coding sequence CGCTGGGTGAGGCGCTCCGCTTGTTTCGATCCAACAATCTATCGCTTCGGCGCGCGCAAGCGCAGGTTACGGCTCAGCGCGGGGAGGCCCGGCAAACGGCGGCGTACCCGAACCCTCAGCTACAAGCCAGCTACGAGCCGATCTGGCGTAACGGCACCCGCCGGTCGGAAGCCTACGTGACCCTCAGTCAGCGGATTGCACGGAGCGGCCGACGCTACCGGATAGACGCAGCCCGCGCCCGTGTAGGCGCTGTGCAGGCCCGCACGCAGGCCGATCGGCTGCGGCTTACCTTCGAGGTCGCCGCGGCTTACGTTCGGGCTGCCACTGCCGAGGCACGGGTGCGGCAGTTCAGCCGCGTAGCCCGCGTGTTTCGATCCGCAGATTCGAGCTTCGCGGCCCGCGAGGCTGCAGGCGAGGCGTCGGGATATGCCGTGCGGCGCATCCGGCTGGAGCGAGCACGGTACGAGCAGCGCCTGGCCACCGCGCGGCGCAACGTCCTGACCGCCCGGCGGCACCTCGCCCTCCTGATCGTGCCCGAGGGGGCCCCGTCGGTGGCCGTCAAACGCCTGCCGCAGGCCCTTCCGCCTCCTGTCACCGAAGACGAAGCCCTCCGCGTAGCGCTTCGCCAGCGCCCCGAACTTCGGCGCTGGCAGTCCCGGGTCGATGCGCAGCGGGCGGCGCTTCAGGCGGCGCGCCATGCCGTAGGGCCCAGCCCCACCGTTACTGCTGGATACAAAGATCAATCGGATGGATTTGTAGGGGTGTTCTTGGGGGTGTCGCTTCCCCTGCCCCTATTTAACCGCCACCACGGGCAGGCGGCTGCCGCGTCGGCTCGTCTCTCGGCCACGCAAACCACACAGATGCTTGTGCGCCGCGAGATAAAAAATGATGTTCGGCAGGCGCACAGCGCGTACGCTTCGCTGCGTCGGCAAATACAGCCGATGAACCAGCACCTGCTATCCGGGGCTGGCGACCTTCTGGAGATTGCTCAGACAAGCTACGCCGAGGGCGAGATGTCCCTCCTTGAGCTCCTCGATGCCACCGAGGCGTACCACGATGCACAGATTCGAACGGTGAACATGCGGGCGGATTTGTGGACGCGGTATTTCGATGTTTTGCGCGCCATGGGGCACCCCCTTCGGATGCCATAG
- a CDS encoding efflux RND transporter permease subunit, with amino-acid sequence MLDRTIQWALSNRLVTLFAAVLLVAGGGYAALTMPVDVFPDLTAPTVTVLTEAHGMAPEEVEKLVTFPVETAVNGSSGVRRVRSSSAQGYSIVWVEFDWGTDIYQARQIVSEKLQLVSAQLPDDVDPPVMAPITSIMGEILLVGLTSDAHSMMQVRAAADGILRRRLLAIDGVAQVIPLGGEVKEYQVLAKPEAMQSLNVSLSEVMDAAAGSNENAAGGVYQQDGREVLIRGMGRVREVQDIAQTVVTTRDGAPILLRDVADVQIGPKTPRLGAASVNGEPAVVISIQKQPGANTLELTERITAELDQIQQQLPAGMTINRSIFQQADFISLAIDNVIEALRDGALLVVLVLFLFLWNVRTTAISVLAIPLSLSVAMLVMYGLGITINTMTLGGLAIAIGALVDDAIIDVENVFRRLKENAQRPESEQQHPLRVVYEASKEVRGPILNATLIISVVFVPLFFLSGVEGRLLQPLGLAYIVAILASLVVAVTVTPVLCYYLLPNAATVQEGEDTWIVGRLHSAYRKTLRVVLDRSRIVMGAAAILLVATLAVFPFLGRGFLPDFQEGTLVISAVTAPGTGLKTSSEIGDQIEERLLEHPAVLSTSRRTGRAELSEHAQGSNASEIDVRLDLSEMEMSAVMADVRASLGSIPGTNITIGQPIGHRIDHMLSGTRTAIALKIFGPDLYELRDLAESVRGAVEGTPGLVDLSVEQQADVPQLRIYARRQQMATYGVTPGRLGHAIEALMGGAVVSEVREGQQVFDLVVRLDSTARAGAPSIRRALIDAPTGAKVPMSRLALIQYERGPNTISREDVQRKIVVSANVSGRDVGRVIGNIRQRIDEGVTMPEGYYIEYGGQFESARRATRTILILSIVAILVIFLLLYQEFGSSRAALLVMVNLPLALTGGVAALLLFLGGTLDIAALVGFVTLFGIAVRNGILLVSHYITLLGEGQSLRKAVVQGSMERLNPILMTALTAGLALIPLALGGGEPGKEIQTPLAIVVIGGLITSTLLNMIVVPVLFEQFGRPETLTAKAADVFSAT; translated from the coding sequence ATGCTTGACCGAACGATTCAATGGGCCCTTTCGAACCGGCTCGTGACGCTCTTTGCGGCGGTGCTGCTCGTGGCCGGGGGCGGCTATGCAGCGCTCACGATGCCCGTGGACGTGTTTCCAGACCTTACGGCCCCAACGGTCACGGTGCTTACCGAAGCCCACGGTATGGCGCCTGAGGAGGTCGAGAAGCTTGTCACGTTCCCGGTAGAAACGGCCGTAAATGGGTCATCGGGGGTGCGGCGGGTGCGGTCGAGTTCAGCGCAGGGGTATTCCATCGTCTGGGTCGAATTCGACTGGGGCACGGACATCTACCAGGCGCGGCAGATTGTGAGCGAGAAGCTCCAACTGGTGAGCGCGCAGCTCCCCGACGATGTGGACCCGCCGGTGATGGCGCCCATCACCTCAATCATGGGCGAGATCTTGCTCGTCGGGCTCACGAGCGATGCGCACTCGATGATGCAGGTGCGCGCCGCGGCCGACGGCATCCTGCGGCGGCGCCTGCTCGCCATCGACGGGGTGGCTCAGGTTATCCCGCTGGGCGGCGAAGTGAAGGAGTATCAGGTGCTCGCAAAGCCCGAAGCGATGCAGTCGCTGAACGTGTCCCTGTCGGAGGTGATGGATGCGGCAGCCGGTTCAAACGAGAACGCAGCGGGCGGCGTCTACCAGCAGGACGGCCGCGAGGTGCTCATCCGCGGCATGGGCCGGGTACGTGAGGTGCAGGACATCGCCCAGACCGTCGTTACGACGCGGGACGGCGCCCCCATTCTGCTTCGCGACGTAGCCGACGTTCAGATTGGCCCGAAGACGCCTCGGTTGGGCGCGGCGTCGGTGAACGGCGAGCCGGCCGTCGTCATCTCGATCCAGAAGCAGCCCGGTGCCAACACGCTGGAACTGACCGAACGGATTACGGCTGAGCTGGACCAGATCCAGCAGCAGCTTCCGGCTGGCATGACGATCAACCGCTCCATCTTTCAGCAGGCGGACTTCATCTCGCTGGCGATCGACAACGTCATTGAGGCGCTGCGGGACGGGGCGCTTCTTGTCGTTCTCGTGCTGTTTCTCTTTCTGTGGAACGTGCGCACGACGGCGATCTCTGTCCTGGCGATTCCGCTTTCGCTTTCCGTGGCGATGCTGGTGATGTACGGTCTTGGCATCACGATCAACACGATGACCCTTGGCGGTCTGGCTATTGCCATCGGCGCGCTCGTCGACGACGCGATCATCGATGTTGAGAATGTCTTCCGCAGGCTCAAGGAAAACGCCCAACGCCCGGAGAGCGAGCAACAGCACCCCCTCCGCGTGGTTTACGAGGCGTCGAAGGAGGTGCGGGGCCCCATCCTGAACGCGACCCTCATCATCAGCGTCGTCTTCGTTCCCCTCTTCTTTCTCTCCGGCGTTGAGGGGCGGCTCTTGCAGCCCCTGGGCCTTGCGTACATCGTCGCGATTCTGGCTTCGCTCGTCGTCGCCGTGACGGTGACGCCCGTGCTGTGCTACTACCTGCTCCCGAACGCCGCTACGGTGCAAGAAGGCGAAGACACGTGGATCGTGGGCCGCCTGCACAGCGCCTATCGAAAAACCCTGCGCGTCGTACTGGATCGATCGCGGATCGTGATGGGGGCAGCAGCTATCTTACTTGTCGCGACGCTGGCTGTCTTCCCGTTTCTTGGGCGCGGCTTCCTGCCGGACTTTCAGGAGGGCACGCTCGTCATCAGCGCCGTCACCGCGCCGGGGACGGGGCTTAAGACCTCCAGCGAGATCGGCGATCAGATAGAAGAACGTCTGTTGGAGCACCCCGCCGTGCTATCGACCTCCCGGCGCACCGGACGCGCCGAACTAAGCGAGCACGCCCAGGGCTCGAACGCCTCGGAGATCGACGTCCGGCTCGACCTTTCCGAGATGGAGATGAGCGCGGTTATGGCCGACGTGCGCGCGTCGCTGGGGTCCATTCCGGGGACGAACATCACGATTGGTCAACCCATCGGCCACCGGATCGACCATATGCTTTCCGGCACCCGAACGGCCATCGCGCTCAAGATCTTCGGTCCCGACCTTTATGAGCTACGGGACCTGGCCGAATCGGTGCGCGGTGCCGTAGAAGGCACGCCCGGCCTCGTGGACCTCTCGGTCGAGCAGCAGGCCGATGTGCCGCAGCTTCGCATCTATGCCCGGCGCCAACAGATGGCCACGTACGGCGTCACGCCCGGACGGCTCGGCCACGCTATTGAGGCGCTCATGGGCGGGGCGGTTGTCTCCGAGGTGCGCGAGGGCCAGCAAGTGTTCGACCTCGTCGTTCGGCTCGACTCTACCGCGCGCGCCGGGGCCCCGTCGATCCGTCGGGCGCTCATCGACGCGCCCACGGGCGCCAAGGTGCCCATGTCGCGACTGGCGCTCATCCAGTACGAACGCGGCCCCAACACGATTAGCCGCGAGGATGTGCAGCGCAAGATCGTCGTCTCGGCCAACGTCAGCGGGCGCGACGTGGGACGTGTGATCGGCAACATCCGCCAGCGCATCGACGAGGGCGTCACGATGCCCGAGGGCTACTACATCGAATACGGCGGGCAATTCGAGAGCGCCCGGCGTGCTACGCGTACCATTTTGATCCTATCGATCGTGGCCATCCTCGTCATCTTCCTTCTGCTCTATCAGGAGTTTGGAAGCAGCCGGGCGGCGCTCCTCGTCATGGTGAACCTGCCGCTGGCGCTCACCGGTGGCGTGGCGGCGCTGCTGCTCTTCCTGGGCGGGACACTCGACATTGCCGCGCTCGTCGGCTTTGTGACGCTCTTCGGCATTGCCGTGCGCAACGGCATCCTGCTCGTGAGCCATTACATCACGCTGCTGGGCGAAGGCCAATCGCTGCGGAAGGCCGTGGTGCAGGGGTCGATGGAGCGGCTCAACCCGATCCTCATGACGGCGCTCACGGCCGGGCTCGCGCTCATCCCGCTGGCCCTTGGGGGCGGCGAGCCGGGCAAGGAGATTCAGACGCCGCTGGCTATTGTCGTCATCGGCGGGCTCATCACGTCGACCCTGCTCAACATGATTGTCGTTCCGGTGCTCTTCGAGCAGTTTGGGCGTCCCGAGACACTCACTGCGAAAGCTGCAGACGTGTTCTCTGCGACATGA
- a CDS encoding efflux RND transporter periplasmic adaptor subunit, with protein sequence MALRFSLLLTTFALLLAGCGGGRAGGPAADGTPSSNESGHAHNGGTSSIAVTAWSAETELFFEHPPLVAGQRSGPWAIHVTQRRGYQLIGEGTLTLRFRRSDGAAYVHTANAPSRPGIFTPQPTIPEAGTFRLFMIVGSPQLRDTVEVGDIRVYASADEAEIPPAPEGDITFLKEQQWAIDFGVATTSVRSVRPSVEAPGEIVPVAGQYARVSAPVSGLTPAEANLGMPAPGDRVRKGETLAVLAPSGGTGSYVETKARVERLKREVARAKRLYAIEAIPEKQLIEARHDLEVAQAALQSIGGGEGAGFNYRLRAPITGQVQERHLAPGSRVEVGTVLYTIVDPRRVWVRLHVPAEQAARANAAVGGVFTVAGSETPYTADRVVSTGAALDADTRTLPVLLAAANPEGRLKIGMMVDGRLLTGTSVEGVTIPNAAIQIEDGQPVAYVQTGGESFARRPLQLGPTDGYATIVERGLEAGEHVVTNGAYQVYLASLNASEMAGHGHPH encoded by the coding sequence ATGGCTCTGCGGTTTTCACTACTTCTCACCACGTTCGCTCTGTTGCTCGCTGGATGTGGGGGCGGCCGTGCTGGAGGACCGGCTGCCGATGGCACGCCTAGCTCCAACGAGAGCGGCCATGCACACAACGGCGGCACGTCGTCGATCGCCGTGACGGCCTGGTCGGCCGAGACAGAACTCTTCTTTGAGCACCCACCGCTGGTTGCAGGGCAGCGCAGCGGCCCGTGGGCCATTCATGTAACCCAACGCCGCGGGTACCAGCTCATCGGTGAGGGTACGCTCACCCTGCGCTTCCGTCGCTCAGACGGCGCGGCCTACGTACACACGGCCAATGCCCCGTCGCGGCCCGGCATCTTCACGCCACAGCCCACCATTCCTGAGGCGGGTACGTTTCGCCTCTTCATGATTGTAGGCAGCCCGCAGCTGCGCGATACCGTCGAGGTGGGGGACATCCGCGTGTATGCGTCTGCTGATGAAGCGGAGATCCCGCCGGCTCCTGAAGGAGACATCACGTTCTTAAAAGAACAGCAGTGGGCGATTGATTTCGGTGTTGCAACGACCAGTGTCCGGTCGGTGCGGCCCTCGGTAGAGGCCCCCGGCGAGATTGTGCCGGTCGCCGGGCAATATGCGCGCGTCTCGGCACCTGTCAGTGGACTCACGCCGGCTGAGGCCAATCTCGGGATGCCTGCCCCGGGCGATCGCGTACGGAAAGGCGAGACGCTTGCCGTTTTGGCACCATCCGGCGGCACCGGCTCCTATGTCGAGACAAAAGCCCGCGTGGAGCGCCTGAAGCGTGAGGTGGCACGGGCCAAGCGGCTCTATGCCATCGAAGCTATTCCCGAAAAGCAGCTCATCGAGGCCCGCCACGACCTGGAGGTGGCGCAGGCCGCCCTTCAATCGATAGGGGGCGGTGAGGGAGCGGGCTTCAACTACCGGCTGCGCGCACCCATCACGGGGCAGGTGCAAGAGCGCCATCTCGCGCCCGGCAGCCGGGTCGAGGTGGGCACTGTGCTTTACACCATCGTGGACCCACGCCGGGTGTGGGTGCGCCTGCACGTTCCTGCCGAGCAGGCGGCGCGGGCCAATGCGGCGGTGGGCGGCGTCTTTACCGTAGCGGGCAGCGAGACGCCCTACACGGCAGACCGCGTGGTGTCGACGGGGGCCGCACTCGATGCGGATACGCGCACGCTTCCGGTTCTGCTTGCAGCGGCAAACCCCGAAGGCCGCCTCAAGATCGGCATGATGGTCGACGGGCGCCTGCTTACCGGTACGTCCGTCGAGGGCGTGACCATCCCCAATGCGGCGATTCAGATTGAGGATGGCCAGCCGGTCGCCTACGTGCAAACCGGCGGCGAGTCTTTCGCGCGTCGTCCGTTGCAGCTCGGCCCGACCGACGGCTATGCAACGATTGTCGAGCGCGGCCTTGAAGCCGGCGAACACGTTGTCACCAATGGTGCCTATCAAGTTTATCTGGCCTCGCTGAACGCGAGCGAGATGGCCGGTCATGGTCACCCGCACTGA